The following are from one region of the Halarcobacter sp. genome:
- the amrB gene encoding AmmeMemoRadiSam system protein B, giving the protein MTSRQMAVAGTFYPDSNNEINKFIEHFNKSFTIKDEDKLKINPKAIISPHAGYIYSGFTANLAYNLSSNNNIKRVIIIGPSHKVYLEGASIALYDTYNTPLGDIKIDLEYSNILKNKFNFLDFNKEAHKEHSTETQAPFVKNYFEQAKIIEIVYGKLDFNQLSLLIDELLFDKDNFIVISTDLSHFYTLEEAKKLDNICLNAIVNKDLHMFDKGCEACGKVGVKAMIKSAIKYNLDTQLLYYCTSYDRTKDDKSVVGYTSALIGEKI; this is encoded by the coding sequence ATGACTAGTAGACAAATGGCAGTAGCAGGAACTTTTTATCCAGATAGTAATAATGAAATTAATAAATTTATTGAACATTTTAATAAAAGTTTTACTATCAAAGATGAGGATAAGTTAAAAATAAATCCTAAAGCTATAATCTCTCCCCATGCAGGATATATTTATAGTGGATTTACTGCAAACTTAGCTTATAATCTCTCTTCAAACAACAACATTAAAAGAGTAATAATAATTGGACCCTCACATAAAGTTTATTTAGAAGGGGCATCTATAGCTTTATATGACACTTACAATACACCTTTAGGGGATATAAAGATTGATTTAGAATATTCAAATATCTTAAAAAATAAATTTAATTTTTTAGATTTTAATAAAGAGGCACATAAGGAACACTCAACAGAAACCCAAGCTCCTTTTGTAAAAAACTATTTTGAGCAAGCAAAAATTATAGAGATAGTTTATGGTAAATTAGATTTTAATCAATTGTCTTTATTAATTGATGAATTACTTTTTGATAAAGATAATTTTATAGTTATAAGTACAGATTTAAGTCATTTTTATACATTAGAAGAAGCTAAAAAACTAGATAATATATGTCTTAACGCAATAGTAAACAAAGATTTGCATATGTTTGATAAAGGTTGTGAAGCTTGCGGGAAAGTTGGAGTAAAAGCGATGATAAAATCTGCTATTAAGTACAATCTTGATACACAACTTTTATATTATTGTACAAGTTATGATAGAACAAAAGATGATAAAAGTGTTGTTGGTTATACTTCAGCTTTGATTGGAGAAAAAATTTAG
- the amrS gene encoding AmmeMemoRadiSam system radical SAM enzyme, producing the protein MQYFKTSNTNLDKKTCLLCSYYCDLKEGQIGVCGVNKNIGEKIECLVYGHISAFNIDPIEKKPLYHFLPNSKSLSLGTVGCNFHCNFCQNHGISQEKKIDKLNYISAKDVAQIAKQRGCKSISYTYNEPTIFYPFAKDIALEGKNFGIKSVFVSNGFESEEVIDDMTAVIDAINVDLKSFNHNYYKTKLGGNLEQVLSNLIRFKKNKIWLEITTLLVPTKNDSEEEIRKIVRFIKENLGVNTPWHISAFHPDYKELNLSRTSFEKLKMAYDIAKSEGLLYVYIGNIGFPNNTYCPKCNEKLISREYFNVLDNRLTSNFCPNCNTKIDGIFEGE; encoded by the coding sequence ATGCAATATTTTAAAACTTCAAATACTAATTTAGATAAAAAAACTTGTCTTTTATGTTCATATTATTGTGATTTAAAAGAGGGGCAAATTGGTGTTTGTGGAGTTAATAAAAATATTGGTGAAAAGATTGAATGTTTGGTTTATGGTCATATTAGTGCATTTAATATAGACCCAATAGAAAAAAAGCCACTTTATCATTTTTTACCCAATTCAAAATCCCTTTCTCTTGGGACAGTAGGGTGTAATTTTCATTGTAATTTTTGTCAAAACCATGGTATTTCCCAAGAAAAAAAGATTGATAAATTAAATTATATATCTGCAAAAGATGTTGCACAAATAGCAAAACAAAGAGGGTGTAAATCTATCTCTTATACCTATAATGAACCAACTATTTTTTATCCCTTTGCAAAAGATATAGCTTTAGAAGGAAAAAATTTTGGTATTAAATCAGTATTTGTTAGCAATGGTTTTGAAAGTGAAGAAGTTATTGATGATATGACTGCAGTTATAGATGCTATAAATGTTGATTTAAAATCTTTTAACCATAATTATTATAAAACAAAGTTAGGTGGAAACTTAGAGCAAGTTTTATCAAATCTTATTAGATTTAAAAAAAATAAGATTTGGCTTGAGATTACCACACTTTTAGTTCCAACAAAAAATGATTCAGAAGAAGAGATTAGAAAGATTGTAAGATTTATAAAAGAGAATCTAGGAGTTAATACCCCTTGGCATATTTCAGCTTTTCATCCAGATTACAAAGAATTAAATCTTTCAAGAACCTCTTTTGAAAAACTTAAAATGGCATATGATATTGCAAAAAGTGAAGGTTTATTATATGTGTACATAGGCAATATTGGATTTCCAAATAATACATATTGTCCAAAATGTAATGAAAAACTAATTAGTAGAGAGTATTTTAATGTACTTGATAATAGATTAACATCAAATTTTTGTCCAAACTGTAATACAAAAATAGATGGAATATTTGAAGGAGAATAG
- the elyC gene encoding envelope biogenesis factor ElyC, with amino-acid sequence MLFFIKKTISIFLMPLSLVLILLFIGLFFLFINKYKKAKTFLSFGFIFLFLISYEPFANSLIKPLETKYKSYTGIDSNIKYVLVLGNAHTTNPNVSLVSQLSNTALKRLSEGIRVYRQLDNAKLIVSGYAGNDKLTAHAVISKNAAISLGVEAKNILTQEKAKDTIEEANYVKQTVGKEKFILVTSASHMPRAMKIFKSKGLNPIAAPTEFSFKKNINYLTFPSVSNIGKTTLAFHEYIGTFWFEIVRLYRLYLN; translated from the coding sequence ATGTTGTTTTTTATTAAAAAAACTATATCTATATTTCTTATGCCTTTGTCTCTTGTTTTAATATTACTTTTTATAGGCTTATTTTTTCTTTTTATTAATAAATATAAAAAGGCAAAAACTTTTTTATCTTTTGGTTTTATTTTTTTATTTTTAATCTCTTATGAACCCTTTGCAAATAGTTTAATAAAACCTTTGGAAACTAAATACAAATCATATACAGGTATAGACTCAAATATAAAATATGTACTTGTTTTAGGAAATGCTCACACTACAAATCCAAATGTTTCATTAGTATCACAACTTTCAAATACTGCTTTAAAACGCTTATCTGAGGGGATTAGGGTTTATAGACAATTAGATAATGCAAAATTAATTGTATCAGGATATGCAGGAAATGATAAGTTAACTGCACATGCAGTAATATCAAAAAATGCAGCAATATCTTTAGGAGTAGAAGCAAAAAATATATTAACACAAGAAAAAGCAAAAGATACAATTGAAGAAGCAAATTATGTAAAACAAACAGTTGGCAAAGAAAAATTTATTTTAGTAACAAGTGCATCTCATATGCCAAGAGCTATGAAGATATTTAAATCCAAAGGATTAAATCCAATTGCTGCGCCAACTGAATTTTCTTTCAAGAAAAATATAAATTATTTAACTTTTCCAAGTGTTAGTAATATAGGAAAAACAACATTAGCTTTTCATGAATATATAGGTACATTTTGGTTTGAAATTGTTAGATTATATAGACTTTATCTAAATTGA
- the amrA gene encoding AmmeMemoRadiSam system protein A, with amino-acid sequence MDEKNKVLLELSRKSIESVFDKSIEIDKDTLLNKFAFLKEVQASFVTITKQGQLRGCIGSLVAHRTLFDDIVHNSKAAAFNDPRFAPLEKSEYKQIKVEISLLTKPEPLEYNDFKDLEEKLVPNKHGVILELDGKRATFLPQVWEQLPTFNDFMVHLCRKAGLNPSSLSALPKIFIYEAIKIKES; translated from the coding sequence ATGGATGAAAAAAATAAAGTATTATTAGAACTTTCTAGAAAATCAATTGAATCTGTTTTCGATAAGAGTATAGAGATAGATAAAGATACTTTATTAAATAAATTTGCTTTTCTAAAAGAGGTTCAAGCAAGCTTTGTTACTATAACTAAACAAGGACAATTAAGAGGATGTATAGGTTCTTTAGTTGCCCACAGAACTTTATTTGATGATATAGTTCATAATTCTAAAGCAGCTGCATTTAATGATCCAAGGTTTGCCCCTTTAGAAAAAAGTGAATACAAACAAATAAAAGTAGAAATTTCCCTTTTAACAAAGCCTGAACCATTGGAATATAATGATTTTAAAGATTTAGAAGAAAAACTAGTTCCAAACAAACATGGAGTTATACTTGAACTTGATGGGAAAAGGGCAACATTTTTACCCCAAGTTTGGGAACAGTTACCAACTTTTAATGACTTTATGGTTCATTTGTGTAGGAAAGCTGGATTAAACCCTTCTTCTTTATCAGCCTTACCAAAAATTTTTATCTATGAGGCTATAAAAATAAAAGAGAGTTAG